Below is a window of Planifilum fulgidum DNA.
TCGATCATTTGAAAAAGACGGGGTTGGACGTGTGAACGCTTTGGCGCTTTCATAAATCATGCCTACTGTCCATATTCGGCATGCTCAATCCAACATTCGATACTAACAGCCGGAAAACCTATCCCTTTGAATGACTTTTTCACCGGGCTTTTAGATGTAAGTGGAGATGCCCGAAATCACCATCCCCATACATTGTGAATGGTGATCGCGGCACCCGAGCTTGTCAAACACAAATGTTACTGGAAAATGCTCGAAACGAGTTGACTCTTTGTCTTCTGAAAGCTGATATGATTGTTCAGACGGTGGGCCAGCCCCTGATTTCAGTGGACGAGAATGGTTTGATTACTCGGATCAATCAAGAGGCTGCTAATCTGTTGAAGCGACCAATCTTTGAATGTATTGGCCAACCCTGTTTCACTGGTTCCATTCTTTAATCCCGAGGATCCATTCAAAAAATAAAGTTCGTATCGGACAATGGTGGAAGAGTAACGACTTGAGTGGTTAAAGTGATACAGGATGGGCGAAGAAAGGTATATCGGGCGACGTCCGGAAGAACCGTGGAAGAAATTGAAGAATTTTGAGAGTGGAAAATCCGTTTCCCTAATTAGCGAACCTAATTAGCGAAATGGTTTTGCAATGCCCTAAGATCCGAAACGTTCTCAAAACCGCTGCGGCAGTTGCCCGTACAGATGCAACAGTGCTCATTCAGGGAGAAACGGAACCGGGAAAAAATGAGTTGCCCAATATATTCATGAGGCAAGTGGAAGGACAGGGCCATTAGTTGTTGTAAACTGTGCTGCCATTCCGGGGCAACTGATCGAATCGGAGTTGTTCGGTTATGAAAAAAGATCCTTTACAGGAGCGAAGCGAAGGACATATCGGTAAATTCGAGGCGGCGAACGGGGGAACTCTGTTTCTTGACGAAATCGGGGAACTGCCCTTGGGTGTTCAGGTGGTCCTGTTAAGAGTGTTGGAAGAAAAAAGGTGAAATCGGATTACATCAAACCGAAGCCTGTCGATGTTCGGATTGTGGCGGCAACCAACCGAAAATTAGCTCAAGAGGTGAAGGAAGGACGGTTACGTTCCAATTTATATTACCGTTTGTGTGAATTTGAATTGTTTTTACCCCCACTTCGAGAACGTTCCAACCTTGTTCAGTTAGTCCACCATTTCTTGCAAAAGAACGCTCGGGATGTCGGGGGGGACAGTTCATTTTAGACGATGATTCCTGGAAGAAGGTTCCACCCGTCACTATTTGATAATTTCCGGATTCTTAACCATTACCGTTTTCCTCTCTCAATATAATGTACCTAAAAATTGGGAAAGGAGCGGAACATAATGACGTTTGGTACAGTTTCGCAACGTGTATGGAAGCGTTTTGTGCAAGAGGGTGTATTGGACGCTTCACGATTAAACAAACATATCTCGGAGTCGTGGTATCGATGTAAAAAAGAGGGTGTCAATCCACGCTTAGGTGAAGGAAAGCAAGTTCTGACCGGTGAACCGTTTAACCGCCGAAAGAAAGAAAACGCTTTACTTCTTGACATTGCTATGCCCTATGTAGAAAAAATGCTTAAGTATATCAAAGGTTCTCATTCCATTGTTTTATTGATTGATCCACAAGGATATGTATTAATCATGAAGGGAGATAAAGAAGTACTGCGTTTGGCACGAACGATTAACTTTGTCGAAGGCGTTAAATGGACAGAAGAGGAAGTGGGGACAAATGCGATCGGGACTACGTTGATTGTAAAGGAACCTATAACGGTGGTAGGTTCAGAGCATTACTGCCTTGCTTCTCATAAATGGACTTGCTCTGCCGCTCCTATTTGTGATGACGAAGGTATATTATTGGGAGTGTTGAATGTATCATCTCCAGTTCAATATCATCACCCTCATACACTTGGTGCAGTCGTATCGACTGCATACGCGATCGAACAAGAATGGAGAATTCGTCAACAAAATGAGCATCTAGAACTGATTAAGCAGTCCTCTGATTTGGTACAAACAAATATTCCCGTGGTGATATGTAACAACAAGAAACAGATCGTCTGTGCCAGCCAAAACGTGCAAAATGAGGTTCCCGAATGGTCGAAGATGAAAGTCACAGATTTAAAGGAATTGGGATACACAGAACAAAGTTGTACCCCTTTATACTCTCGTCATCACGGCGGACAGATCGGCTTTTGTATTCACTTGACATATACAAATCAGAAAAAGGTACTTATATATACAAAGGCAAAAAAACAGCCTTCAGTCTCCGTCTTTTTTCCGGGGGAAACAGGAACGAGTGAATCTTTTCAACG
It encodes the following:
- a CDS encoding sigma 54-interacting transcriptional regulator: MKKDPLQERSEGHIGKFEAANGGTLFLDEIGELPLGVQVVLLRVLEEKR
- a CDS encoding sigma 54-interacting transcriptional regulator, yielding MAATNRKLAQEVKEGRLRSNLYYRLCEFELFLPPLRERSNLVQLVHHFLQKNARDVGGDSSF
- a CDS encoding sigma-54-dependent Fis family transcriptional regulator, which encodes MTFGTVSQRVWKRFVQEGVLDASRLNKHISESWYRCKKEGVNPRLGEGKQVLTGEPFNRRKKENALLLDIAMPYVEKMLKYIKGSHSIVLLIDPQGYVLIMKGDKEVLRLARTINFVEGVKWTEEEVGTNAIGTTLIVKEPITVVGSEHYCLASHKWTCSAAPICDDEGILLGVLNVSSPVQYHHPHTLGAVVSTAYAIEQEWRIRQQNEHLELIKQSSDLVQTNIPVVICNNKKQIVCASQNVQNEVPEWSKMKVTDLKELGYTEQSCTPLYSRHHGGQIGFCIHLTYTNQKKVLIYTKAKKQPSVSVFFPGETGTSESFQRTLREIAQVAPTEANVHIYGESGTGKELIARVIHQNSAYKDGPFVAVNCGAIPRELMESELFGYVEGAFTGARRQGHQGKFEQANHGTIFLDEIGEIPPAMQVALLRVLQEREVTPVGSKKAIPLNIRVITATHRDLRQMVQEGTFREDLFYRLYVFPIYVPALRERKEDIPYLIRYYCRKNHWQVKIPDVIMEKMIDYDWPGNIRELFNVLEQLRILSNGNTPDPSLVEHLFVHRMDKIVSRDPSYVKQEKPLTYREELQRREIIEALEKTGGNVSLAAKLLNIPRSTFYRRLKKYQL